The following proteins are encoded in a genomic region of Brachypodium distachyon strain Bd21 chromosome 1, Brachypodium_distachyon_v3.0, whole genome shotgun sequence:
- the LOC104582033 gene encoding uncharacterized protein LOC104582033 has protein sequence MAALICASWAAAPPAPNAAASRGAAVARPARVTLQASRAPSPAPPLRIQRRPRAASILSRCHKGPDHRQEPEPELEPEDAGPNAPGASLESDVLADFRERLDKYRAEYRASLGLAPIAALSRVPPDMFRKQKDEILGHIREIHRKQKDEIFGHTREIRSSNPDIPNLMANMISLAVCENAQSALDLASTVMEISTLGIRSTEISQHTTNQMMSQILGNGSILAESYVSKLIQDALPRD, from the exons ATGGCCGCGCTCATCTGCGCCTCCTGGGCAGCAGCACCTCCCGCGCCAAACGCTGCCGCGTCCcggggcgccgccgtcgcgcgccCGGCTCGCGTGACCCTGCAGGCTTCCCGTGccccctcgccggcgccgccgctgaggATCCAGCGCCGCCCTCGCGCCGCGTCGATCCTCTCCCGGTGCCACAAGGGGCCCGATCATCGCCAGGAGCCTGAGCCGGAGCTGGAGCCAGAGGACGCCGGTCCCAACGCGCCA GGTGCGAGCTTGGAGAGCGACGTATTGGCCGACTTCCGCGAGAGGTTAGACAAGTACCGAGCTGAGTACAGGGCCTCGCTGGGTCTGGCACCGATTGCTGCTTTATCA CGTGTGCCGCCCGACATGTTTCGTAAGCAGAAGGATGAGATTCTTGGCCACATACGGGAGATCCATCGTAAGCAGAAGGATGAGATTTTTGGCCACACACGGGAGATCCGTAGTTCCAATCCTGACATTCCG AATCTAATGGCCAACATGATATCACTGGCGGTATGTGAGAATGCACAGTCAGCTCTGGATTTAGCGTCCACGGTCATG GAAATCTCAACATTAGGCATCCGTTCAACAGAAATTTCTCAACATACAACCAACCAG ATGATGAGCCAGATACTCGGGAATGGTTCAATTCTTGCAGAATCATATGTTTCCAAACTGATCCAAGATGCATTACCTCGTGATTGA